Within Felis catus isolate Fca126 chromosome A1, F.catus_Fca126_mat1.0, whole genome shotgun sequence, the genomic segment CGCAGGGTTCTGGTGTGGTCTCAGAGACGCACAGCattggcagcagcagcagcagcagcagcaagcaGGGCGCGCGCACCTGGGAAGAGAGCGGAGGTCAGGGCGGCCCCAGCTAGTCCCTGGGGTTCTTCGAGTTGTTCCCTTTCGTCCCCAAGACCGTACACTCACCATGGTCGATTGGTGCTCGGAGACTCTGTCCTGGCAAGCTCAGGGAAGGGCTCTGGCTTCTTTCCTTGTGCAGCGGCACTCCCTGGTTTCTAGGCTCCCCACACGTTATCTGTCCTCTTTGGCGGCCTCTGAGAGTTTATGTAACCCTGGGGTGTCACTCTGTTACTTCCTTTGTGAACCCTGGTcactccccacctctctgccacCCAACCGCTCTATGCACTACGGTTCTGGGAAATTTTGCAATGAGGGATTTTGCCAGGAGAGGGACTTTTGCAGGAAGGATATTGTAGGGCATCTGGAGTGCAATGCTCCAGGCAGTGCCCTGATGAGTCAGACACCCCAGGCTTGTTTGATAGTTATTGAGAAAGAAGGATCTCCAGTGCCGCAGGCCAGGACTCTtacctccctctgcctctatcCCAATGACTCAACTGGGGTAGTTTGCTTAACTTTTCTCTAGTTTTGGTGGTTACTATGAACTTACCAACACACCCAAATCCAATCACCTGAATATCCTCAGATATATAATTGGATATTTTGTGGAAGGAATTGCAAATTTCATCTGTTGACTCCAAGGGATAGGATGAGGTTCGTGAGAAGGAAGTAGGTCTGAAGAAcaactctcttcctttttttttttctgctgacttgttctttttaaaactttattaagaaAGTAATAGCTTtcttaaaagtagaaagaagtgTTTAACAGAGACACATTGGCCAAGTAGCTCCACCTCTTACAGTTTCCATGTTCTTATCCTGAAATTGAGAAACAAGGCATTTCTAACCCAGTTTGCCCCCTTGCACCtagctctcccctcccttccccccaacacAATTCCTGTGTCCTAGAAAGGAAAGGCTGGACCAATGTTGAATGAGGATTAATTAGTAACCTACCTgttttgccaagaaaaaaaagcaagtgtcCCAGAGGGTGGTGTAGGGGCTATGCCTCTATAACTGCCCTCACAGTTCTGCACCTCTGGATTCTGGGGAAAGAGctatacaaaaaaaatgtttgaattctCACTTCTCCTATTTTTCAGGAATGGCTTCACATCTGTCCTCATTCCAAACAGGGAGGCTTCATCAGGCCAGACTGCTCTCTGTGTGCCTTGTTGATCATGCCCTTATACCCTGAGCCATGCCCCAAAGCCAGGCCAGGTCACTGGTGCTTCCTTGAGGACCAAGATGTGAGTATAGCTCAGTGTTGAATACACTGACTCTGCAGTCAGACAGCCAGGCttggaatcccagctctaccactgaGGTTGTAAGATTTGGGCAAGTTTCTGGGCCTCAGATTTCTGCGCTCCTGCTTTGTAAAATGGACCTAATGGTAGTACCTGTCTATGACTACAGAGCCACATCTATTAGAGTACTCCTGATGGTTATGTAAGGTCATCAAAGCCTCTGCATTCTGAAGACTCAGGGCACTGAAGCCTGGCTCCTTAGCAAACCCCATCATTTTGGGGAAAGCACTTTGTGGTGCAAATGAAGAGGGGCAATGATGGCTTGCAAAGATCACCAACTCACACcttgattcaacaaatatctatcaTTTGTCTACCAAATGTCAGGGCTGGTACAAAACCCAGGGATGCAGACATGGTCATCACACAGTCCCTCAAGTACTCCAGGAACTGGAAGAGGCAAACACAGACCCAGAGCTACAGTCCATAGAGAAGAGGACTCAGAGGGGAGAAACCAAGGACTTGTGGGAGCTGTGGAGAAAGGAACAGTGAGTACTGTATTAGAGAGGACATGGGGCTGTTGTTTACAGGATTGACAGTCTTGTTGGGCAGATAAGTGCAAAAAAAATCAGGGTGGGCAGCTGTAACTCTCTGAGCAGACATTTTGCCTGGTGACTTGTCTTACCTTCGCCACCAGGAGAAATATGTAGGTGTTAAAAGCAGCCTGTCCCATGACAAAGGAGATAAGACCCAGACCCTACCTCCAGCCAGAGCATGgtgcatagcaggtgctcagtaaatggttgTCCCGGAGCTGGATGGATGTTGAACCTGGAGAGATGTGGGGGCAGGATGATGGTCTGCAGATATTTAACTAGGTGATTTGTGGAAGAGATTGAAGGCAACTGACTCCAAGAGATGAAATTAAATTCTGGGGAAGGAAGTTGGTTTGAAAGTGCCAAATCTTAACCACTAGACTACCAAAGGAAGTTGGTTTGAAGAACTGTTCCCTTTCCTGGATTTGCTCTTTTATTTGCCAAAGTAATAGCTTTCTAAAAATTAGAGGCCTCCAGGGAAAGCTATTaggtaaatgttttataaattactGTTTCTCATTTTCAGTCATACCTAATGATTTCGGTAAGCTAATGTCCTGTCTTCTTAGGTACGCATCAAACCTGGCACACATTAGAAATCATACAAAGTCCTGGATAGTTTTCATTTAACTAATCGATAGAAAAACACTTATTTTCCTATTGTAAGTGTGAAGCTTTTTGATTGTTAATAAAAGAATCTACCAaccatcaaaaaagtaaaataaaataaaaataaaaattggaggcCTCCAATAGAAATTTTTAAGTGCTACCAACACTCTACTTTCTtggaattttgaaagagaggagaCAACATCAAACGATTACACTGTAACTTAATGACAGCTGTGAAAAGGGTTATGAAGTATACATTGTTATAGGCTCTCATGACAGGGACGCAGATACAGTAGTTCTGAGAAGGGGACACTGTAATTGAGATCCTGAGGGTGGTGTTAATTAAGGGAAGGGTGCTTATTGGGGGTTGTGGAGCAGAGACAGGGCTCTAGGGAGGGTAACAGCCTGTGCAAAagcctggagaaggaagaaagcaagggcTTGGAACAAAGAGAAGATCCCAGGAGAGATGAATTAGTTGAGGATCCCTTCCATTGAAAACTGGAGAGGTATGCAGGGATTAGACCATGCAAGGCTTACTTGGCCACAGTTCAGATTTCAGAGGTAAGGAACACAGTTTTTAAATTCACCAGTGTTTCCCCAGTGCCTGGTAGTTAATGGCACTCAAAATTTGGTTTAAGAATTACTTAACCCCccaggcgcctggctggctcagttgcattctactcttgatttcggctcaggtcttgatctcatggttcctgggatctaGCCCTGAGTGGGTGGGGCtctgctgatagcgcagagcctgcttgggattctctctctccctctttctctgcctttccttcgctctttctgtctctttcaaaaataaataaacattaaaaaaacaattaaatattaaaaaaaagaattactaggggcgcctcggtgggtcagtcggttaagcgtgggacttgggctcacgtcatgatctcacagtccatgggctccagccccacctccagctctgtgctgacagctcagagcctggagcctccttcagattctgtgtctccttttctctctttctctgcccctctccgtaacacgctctctctctcaaaagtaaatatacattaaaaaaaaagaagaattacttTTACTTAGAACAgggaaataattatatttgtctcattttctttatacGTGTGTACTGGGGATAACTCATGATGGAGAACAATTCAATAAAGTAATGCGAATCCAGCGTTCATCAGTGAGAGCCGAGTTATTGGTGAAATCTTCCTAGAGGTTGGGGTAGTTTTGAATGTTCGTCTAGGATGTGTTAGGTATGGGGAGGTGGTATTTGCCGAGCGGAAGGTGAGGCACTGTCAGTCCAAGTCGAGGCTGAGTTTCTTTCCTAGAACTGGGAAGGAGAAAAACCGCGCTGTTCGGCTTTGCGTAAGCTCCTGGCTGCAGAGGTCCTACTCCGCCTCTAGCTTTcgctccgcccctccctgcccctgccccaccccattcTACTCTCCCTTCGCCCCGCCCCTCCATCGGTCGTTACCGCCTCTGTCCCCGCCCTGCTCCACAGCCTGGTCGCGCCTTCTAGCTCCTCCCCGCCTTCTCTTTGCGCCGTGCTCCGCCCACTCGCACCTCCTTTTCCGGCAAGCGCTGCGGTTGCGCGGTGCGTGCCATCTTTTAGGCTCGTGGAGCGCTTTGCTGGCTTTCTGCTTTGGGCGAATTTTATCCAGGCCCACCATGTGGAGCGGAAGGCAGGGTCGCCTCAGACCGGTGGGCTGCGTGGTAGAGGAGCTACGGTGCCGCCGACGGGAGCGGGAGGCAGGTGCTGGCGAGCAAGGGAGACGGCAGGATGCGCGGGGTGGCTATGGCGGTCGAGATAGGATAAGGAGGCTCCCGGGTTGGAGACGGGGTTCAGAGTCCTAGATGCCCCCCCTACGTTCAGCCGGCTTCTTTGCCCCCAGCACTGCGGAAGGCGCGGAGGGAACAGCAGCTGATCAGTAAGAGACTGCTGAGAGACGACGCGTCGGAGGAAGCCGAAGGGGGATGTGTGGCCATGAtccttggggaaactgaggtgagGCCACAGGGTGCACGGTGAGGTCGACACCGGCTGGCGCCAAATTCCTTTTGAGGTCCGCCCCACATCTGGACGCGGTCCCTTCACTACCTCCATCCATCCAGTGGGCCAAGCCAGAAACCGGTGAATCATCCTCGACAACTCGGTCTCTCATCCCCACACCGATACATCAAGTCTTAGTCGTTTTGAACATCTTAAGGAGCTTTGGCGTCCTTAACGTGCTTCACCATCGTGGTTAAGCCATCCTCTTCTCCGTGTACTCAAAATAGCCTTCTAACAGGTCATCTGTATCTGTGCTTGCCGccttcaaattcattctccataCATCAGACAGATGTGCCTTTTAAGAACACATAGAGACCGAAATCCTTCCTGTGACCTATAATGTCCAGCACTGTCTAACCTTTGCCTCCCTCCAACCTTACCAGTTTATTCATCTTAGCCCAAATTACccgtttttaggtttttttgtttttgtttttttgttttttacttatttttgggagaacgcaagccagggaggggcagagacaggacagaggctctgaagtgggGTCTGGGCTGAAGCCTTACAGAAgcgatcctgatgtggggctggaactcacggggagatcgtgacctgaatatAAGTCGATccttcaattgactgagccacccaggtgccacacccCTTTTTAGTTCTTGAAAGACTGTATTAGGCTCTTTCCTGTCTCAAGTCATTTGCATTTGCAGCATCTAAAAGTGAGTCTCTTTTAGTATTGGCTTGACAGCCTGTTTGCAGAATATCGATCCTAATTGCTTGTTTATCATTTTTCCAACgagacttatttatttgttttttaatgtttatttatttattaaaaaaaaatttttttttcaacgtttatttatttttgggacagagagacagagcatgaacgggggaggggcagagagagagggagacacagaatcggaaacatgctccaggctctgagccatcagcccagagcccgacgcggggctcgaactcacggaccgcgagatcgtgacctggctgaagtcggacgcttaaccgactgcgccacccaggcaccccaaatgtttatttatttttgagagagagacagagtgcgagcaggggaggggcagagagagagggaaggagacagaatctcaagcaggctccaggccccgagctgttggcacagaccctcatatggggcttgaacgctcaaaccgcaagatcatgacctgagccaaagttggacacttagctgactgagccacctaggtgcctcagaaCCTACACCCTATCTTAGTTGTTGTCATTGAAAACTCACATGTCTGTAGACTATCAAGGCATATAGTAGATGGTCAGTATTtagtgaataagtgaatgaaatgaTTAGTTTtacctgatttattcattcagcaagcattGGGCATCCCCTTTGTTTATATTGTCTATGTTTACATATGTTGTTCACAAAGCACTCGTGCCTAGGTTCATTGGTTCATTGTGTGCTTACTTTATGCCAAGATACTGTGCTGGGTACTGAGGTACACAAAGATGAAGAGAATCCCTTTCTTTGAAGTGCTTGCAATAACCCAGTGAAGGAGACAGGTGTGCTAACCACCTGTCATGAAGGAAACATGAGGCACAATAGAAACCCCTAAATGTGCAAAAGGAAGCCAGGAAGACCTTACTTCTCAGAGGCAGTAACCGGAATAGAAATCTGAAGGGAGTGGAGGACCTGGGGAGGCTATCCCAGGCAGAAAAATGGATTGTGCAAAAGCTTGGAAGCATTAGAAACAAGTCATGTTATGCTAGGTGTTGGAGTATAGGTTGCACGGGGAGAATGGCTAGAGGGATAGGCTGTGCCAGACTGAAAGGTTTAAATGTTATCCTTGAAATAACCCCTTAAGAAGGCAGGAAAgatgttattcccatttttcaggtgaAAAACTGAGGTTTAGGTTTCTTGTAGAGAAGTGGCAGGGCTGGTATTAAACCCAGTTGTGATTCCCTCTTCTGTCTACCCTACTGCAAGATTGAGACTTACTAGCTATATTAGTAAGCTAGCTATATTAGTGTGACAAGTTCAAGGCATGGTGCAACATTGGAGTGCTCACAGGTGAAGTGGGCAGAGTAGGACTCATGTTTGCTTTCTGGCAACTTTATGTTGCCATCTCTTCTCTCCATGCCCTGTGCTCCAGATCCAGCATTTCCTACGATTAGCACAGCAGGggacagaagaaaaggagagagagagggctctggTCAGCCTTCGTCGAGGCTTGCAGCACCCTGAGACGCAGCAGACCTTCATCTGGTCAGTGTGGGTGGTGTGAGTGGGGGCTGGGTCTCTAAGAGATGGACAGGAGTGTGGAGGGGATGGGCCACAGGCTGAGCAGGGCTCTGGTGCTCACTCATGTAGGCTGGAGGGCAGCATGCGGACCTTGGTCGGGCTTCTGACCAGCAACCAAGCCCTGTTGCAGCTTGAGGCCGCTCGGTGCCTTCATGAGCTCTCTCATTCTGAACAGTCTGCGGTGGCTGAGGCCTGCCTGCCAGCCACTTCCTACCTTCTCACCTACCTCTCCGGTCACAGCTCAGACTTTATAGTAAGCCTTGTCCCTTCCTACCTTGTTCTTGGCTtggatttaaaaattatgcttttggGTATAGTTTGACCTGGCACATAGGGGAAGAAGAAAACTTGTTTCCCCTGATGTCCATAGCCATACATATGCCCATCATCTTCCACTCCCTTTTGCCCAGAGCCTCGAAGACAACGCTGTTCCATCCTCcgcactcccacccccaccctagcCTGAGATAGGCTATGCCCAGTGCTTTTGTTGTCCCACTCTCAGGAGCTCTGTCTGTATACACTGGGTAACCTGATTGTGGAGAGTGAGGCTGTGAGAAGGCAGCTCCTGCCACAGGGCATTGTTCCAGCCTTGGCTGCCTGCATCCAGGTGAGCGTCCATCTACTGTCTCCCTCCTTGGGCAGCACTCCCCTCACTTGTCTCTACATGGTCCCCCTGCTTTGTTTAGGCAGCTTCAGCCTCTGCCCTATGCTAAGGGGTTGAAGGTCACAGGGAACCTTATGACGCGGTTTCCAGAGTCAGATCTGTACTCTGTCTACTTCTAGTACTTCTGTACTCTGTCTGCTTCTAGTCCCCCCATCTGACTGTGCTGGAAGCCCTAGGATATGCCTTATCCCAGCTTCTGCAAGTTAAGGAAGCTCCAGAGATGATCATCCCGTAAGTAAAATTGTGTCTGCAGATGTGCAGGTAGGTGTGACCCACTTTGTATTGTAACCCCTGGAGGTGTGATTGAGTCTTGTTTCCAAAGCTGTTGCACATTTTAGCTCAAGGTGTCTGGCTGGGAAGAGCTTTGGATTTGAATGCTTTCCCACCTGCTCTTAGGGTTTGGGAAGAATGACTGGCATTTTGGTTTCTGTGGTTCCCACTCACAGCTCTCCTTCTGCTGACAGCTCCGTCTTGGGCTCCACTCTCCCTGAGCACATCCTGCGACTGTTGCAACCTGGTCCAAAGCTGAACCTTGGGGTTGCTGTGGAGTTTGCTTGGTGTCTGCACTATATCATCTGCAGGTAACAAAGGCCTTTTGCAGAAGTCCCACAGACCTTCCCTAGGTCTCCCTAGGGATCCCTTCTAGGACACTCTTGTTTTTGAACTTTGGTTTCCGGAATTTCAGagagttttcttccttctgcagtCCTCTTTACTTGGAGCCCAGGAAGCCTACAACCTAGGTCATTTGCCATCTTAAAGGTAGGATTGACTGAGTAGTGACTATTTGATTCTTATTGCCCAGCCAGGTCGACAATACCCTGCTTATCTCCCATGGGGGTCTGTCCACTCTGGGGTTGCTGCTATTGGACATGGCTGGAGCTGTCCAGAGAACAGAGGATACAGGACTGGAGCTGGTAGGTGAAGAGAACAGGTCAAGGTCTGGGCTACCTTTCTTCCTACTCTGTTCTTCCTTCAGTGCACAGGTAGCCCCTTCCTCCTTAGACCATACTCAGACCAACTTGTCTTTGCAGCTGGCATGTCCTGTGCTTCGGTGTCTAAGCAACTTACTAACAGAAGCAGCAATGGAGGTTGTGGGAGGGCAAAATCAGCTTGAAGACGAGCGTGTTGTGGCTGCCTTATTTATCCTTCTGCAGTTCTTCCTTCAGAAACAGCCCAGCCTACTTCCTGAGGGCCTCTGGTTCCTTAACAACCTCACTGGTATGTGTCATAATGTGCCTAGGACCTTTAGATACTGGACATACTTACTCACTGACTTGGCCAAGGTGGgtaggattggggggggggggcagttgcgGTTTCATTTCCCTGTTTGGGGACTCTACTGTGACATTTTCCCTTCTAGCAAACAGTCCTAGTTTCTGTACCTCCTTGCTCTCCATGGATCTGATTGAGCCCCTCTTGCAGTTGTTGCCAGTTTCTAACGTGGTGAGCATATTGGTAGGTATTGGGGTCACTTAAGTATGGGATCTGGTGCCAAAGTAAAAACAGTGGGAGCAGGCCTTTGCACTCAGAAGTACCCTTACCTGAGAGCTGGCAGGTGGTGTGGTATGGATGGCTTCAGGGCCAGACCAGTCTAGATGTGAATCCTTAAACGACTAGTTACtaaccttgggcaaatcagcTTATCATCTTGAACTTTAGTTTCCTCGTGTGTAATTGGGAATAGCAGTCCTACCTGAGGGCAGCTGTAGGGATTACAAAACATGCATAGAAGTGCTTGGCATGGTGCCTGGCCATGTGGTCAGCACTCCATATTTTAGCGATCTTTAGTCTTTAGTTTTCATCCTTTGTGGGTACTGTGTATACATGTCTTTCTGCAGGTCCTCACAGTTCTGTGCAACGTGGCAGAGAAGGGTCCTGCTTACTGCCAACGTCTGTGGCCAGGGCCCTTGCTCTCCTGCTTGATTGGTACACTGGCCTTCCCTGACATTGAGGTAGTAGGCCAGAGTTTAGAGCTGCTGCAATTGCTGTTCCTCTACCAGCCAGAGGTGGGTTTTGGCCCTGGTCCCCTGTTCTGAGGCCTCTAGTCTCACTATGGCCCCTTTCCTTCCAGTCCTATCTCTAGTCAATTCTCTGGGCCTGGCAAGCCTATATGGACTCCAGGTCGGAACTTCCAGCCTCTTTTTGGGAAGGCTTTCTTCCAAATAGAGGTGGATTAACCCATAAGCCTGTAGGAATCAAGTGTTAGGGCACAGGGACCCAGGTATTAAATCCTGTTCTACCCTGCCCTTAGGCTGCTAAGGATTTTCTGCAGCAATCAGGGCTGCAGGTCCTGGAAAGGCACCAGGAGGAGGCCCAGCTCCAGGATCGTGTGCATGCTCTCCAGCAGACAGCTCTTCACCAGTGACCTTTTTGATGTCATTCTACTCATCACCACCACCCTACCCTTGCCCCAACTTTCTTGCCTATGGATCCCCCTTTGAGGTTTTAGAACGGTAATGGtatctcctgctctctgctcctgtgTCTAAGCCAAGACTTTCAAAGCTCAGCTCTTCTTTGACCCAGAACTGTCCATATAGGACCAAAGGGGACTTGATGTGGGCCTGgaatcatccccccccccccccccccggccattAGCAGCTCGTGGTTTTTGAAGGGacagaataaagttttatttttacattaaactGGTTTGTCCCAGTGGTTGCACAATAAGGGGTGGAGGGGAAAATAAGGGCATCCAGAGATGGTATTTTTCAGCACAAGCTTTATAAATAACAGAAGAACACATTTTCCCCACATTTTACTCAGTCCAGCATAGTCCAAGCTTTGGGGCTGTTGCTCTTAACAATCAGTGGAGGCTTCACCTTCAGGCTTTGCCACTTAGCACATTCTCCATGGCTCTGGTTACTTGATCAGCACTGAAGTTATTCAAAGAGACATTCTTCTCTTGGCCAAAtgctgaggagacagagaagtaaTTAAATATCCAATATGCACTGAGGGGGTACTAAGATATTAATAAAAGGTCTTTGTCTTTAACTTACAGTTTTGTGAGAATAGGAAAAGTAATGAGATATCACCAAGATGTATTTGGGATGCCTAGAATTTATCCATTGGGTGTCAAACACCTCTAGGAAGCACAGGTCTGACTAGAATTTTGGCTGATTCTGGGTGGCCACAATGGGAAGGAAGGTGTTTCGGGGCAGTTTTTAGGGGCCTGGTAGGTATTTACTATTGAGCAGTTTGCATGGGCCTAGCCTTGGCTAGGTGCCAAGTCTATGGCTCCCATAGTCCTAGTATAATACACTCATCTGTATCCATCTCCTCTAGTCTATTGACTTTTTactccccatttaaaaaaaaatgtttatttattttgagggagagagagacacagtgcgagcagcagaggggcagagatagagggagacatagaatctgaagcaggctctaggctgtgagctgtcagcacagagcccaagtggggctcaaacgcaccaactgtgagatcatgacctgagccaaagtcagatgcttaaccaactgaaccaccaaggcgctCCCTCCCCAGTTTTTAATACATACTGCAGTTACCCACTGTTAGAACCAGTCTACCTtaagtgtgattttattttctcctgtcatTCCTAGGCAAAGGTGTAGTTAAAAACTGTGACCACAATACCATTATTCAGTAAGTCTTATAGGTACTGTGTGCCTGCTATGTGTCAAgcaatttaattttcagattatGGAAAACTTAAATTGGGAATATGAGCAAAAGGTGCTAAGGGCATTGTTACATAACTTGCCAGGGAATTCCTTATTGAGGAGGTGATACACATATTCAGACCTGAATAACAACAACCTGAATTACAACTAGCTAGCCATGAAAATCTGGTAGAAGTGCATCCTAAAAAGGGGGAACATGTGTAAAAGGCTCAACTCTGTTGTATCCTAGCTGCATAACCTTAGTTATGttccataaaaaaatttttttttggtaagctccacac encodes:
- the TMCO6 gene encoding transmembrane and coiled-coil domain-containing protein 6 isoform X2 — protein: MSGLVQNPGMQTWSSHSPSSTPGTGRGKHRPRATVHREEDSEGRNQGLVGAVEKGTIQHFLRLAQQGTEEKERERALVSLRRGLQHPETQQTFIWLEGSMRTLVGLLTSNQALLQLEAARCLHELSHSEQSAVAEACLPATSYLLTYLSGHSSDFIELCLYTLGNLIVESEAVRRQLLPQGIVPALAACIQSPHLTVLEALGYALSQLLQVKEAPEMIIPSVLGSTLPEHILRLLQPGPKLNLGVAVEFAWCLHYIICSQVDNTLLISHGGLSTLGLLLLDMAGAVQRTEDTGLELLACPVLRCLSNLLTEAAMEVVGGQNQLEDERVVAALFILLQFFLQKQPSLLPEGLWFLNNLTANSPSFCTSLLSMDLIEPLLQLLPVSNVVSILVLTVLCNVAEKGPAYCQRLWPGPLLSCLIGTLAFPDIEVVGQSLELLQLLFLYQPEAAKDFLQQSGLQVLERHQEEAQLQDRVHALQQTALHQ
- the TMCO6 gene encoding transmembrane and coiled-coil domain-containing protein 6 isoform X6 gives rise to the protein MRTLVGLLTSNQALLQLEAARCLHELSHSEQSAVAEACLPATSYLLTYLSGHSSDFIELCLYTLGNLIVESEAVRRQLLPQGIVPALAACIQSPHLTVLEALGYALSQLLQVKEAPEMIIPSVLGSTLPEHILRLLQPGPKLNLGVAVEFAWCLHYIICSQVDNTLLISHGGLSTLGLLLLDMAGAVQRTEDTGLELLACPVLRCLSNLLTEAAMEVVGGQNQLEDERVVAALFILLQFFLQKQPSLLPEGLWFLNNLTANSPSFCTSLLSMDLIEPLLQLLPVSNVVSILVLTVLCNVAEKGPAYCQRLWPGPLLSCLIGTLAFPDIEVVGQSLELLQLLFLYQPEAAKDFLQQSGLQVLERHQEEAQLQDRVHALQQTALHQ
- the TMCO6 gene encoding transmembrane and coiled-coil domain-containing protein 6 isoform X1 gives rise to the protein MWSGRQGRLRPVGCVVEELRCRRREREAALRKARREQQLISKRLLRDDASEEAEGGCVAMILGETEIQHFLRLAQQGTEEKERERALVSLRRGLQHPETQQTFIWLEGSMRTLVGLLTSNQALLQLEAARCLHELSHSEQSAVAEACLPATSYLLTYLSGHSSDFIELCLYTLGNLIVESEAVRRQLLPQGIVPALAACIQSPHLTVLEALGYALSQLLQVKEAPEMIIPSVLGSTLPEHILRLLQPGPKLNLGVAVEFAWCLHYIICSQVDNTLLISHGGLSTLGLLLLDMAGAVQRTEDTGLELLACPVLRCLSNLLTEAAMEVVGGQNQLEDERVVAALFILLQFFLQKQPSLLPEGLWFLNNLTANSPSFCTSLLSMDLIEPLLQLLPVSNVVSILVLTVLCNVAEKGPAYCQRLWPGPLLSCLIGTLAFPDIEVVGQSLELLQLLFLYQPEAAKDFLQQSGLQVLERHQEEAQLQDRVHALQQTALHQ
- the TMCO6 gene encoding transmembrane and coiled-coil domain-containing protein 6 isoform X5 — encoded protein: MILGETEIQHFLRLAQQGTEEKERERALVSLRRGLQHPETQQTFIWLEGSMRTLVGLLTSNQALLQLEAARCLHELSHSEQSAVAEACLPATSYLLTYLSGHSSDFIELCLYTLGNLIVESEAVRRQLLPQGIVPALAACIQSPHLTVLEALGYALSQLLQVKEAPEMIIPSVLGSTLPEHILRLLQPGPKLNLGVAVEFAWCLHYIICSQVDNTLLISHGGLSTLGLLLLDMAGAVQRTEDTGLELLACPVLRCLSNLLTEAAMEVVGGQNQLEDERVVAALFILLQFFLQKQPSLLPEGLWFLNNLTANSPSFCTSLLSMDLIEPLLQLLPVSNVVSILVLTVLCNVAEKGPAYCQRLWPGPLLSCLIGTLAFPDIEVVGQSLELLQLLFLYQPEAAKDFLQQSGLQVLERHQEEAQLQDRVHALQQTALHQ
- the TMCO6 gene encoding transmembrane and coiled-coil domain-containing protein 6 isoform X7, translating into MTGILVSVVPTHSSPSADSSVLGSTLPEHILRLLQPGPKLNLGVAVEFAWCLHYIICSQVDNTLLISHGGLSTLGLLLLDMAGAVQRTEDTGLELLACPVLRCLSNLLTEAAMEVVGGQNQLEDERVVAALFILLQFFLQKQPSLLPEGLWFLNNLTANSPSFCTSLLSMDLIEPLLQLLPVSNVVSILVLTVLCNVAEKGPAYCQRLWPGPLLSCLIGTLAFPDIEVVGQSLELLQLLFLYQPEAAKDFLQQSGLQVLERHQEEAQLQDRVHALQQTALHQ
- the TMCO6 gene encoding transmembrane and coiled-coil domain-containing protein 6 isoform X8 — translated: MIIPSVLGSTLPEHILRLLQPGPKLNLGVAVEFAWCLHYIICSQVDNTLLISHGGLSTLGLLLLDMAGAVQRTEDTGLELLACPVLRCLSNLLTEAAMEVVGGQNQLEDERVVAALFILLQFFLQKQPSLLPEGLWFLNNLTANSPSFCTSLLSMDLIEPLLQLLPVSNVVSILVLTVLCNVAEKGPAYCQRLWPGPLLSCLIGTLAFPDIEVVGQSLELLQLLFLYQPEAAKDFLQQSGLQVLERHQEEAQLQDRVHALQQTALHQ
- the TMCO6 gene encoding transmembrane and coiled-coil domain-containing protein 6 isoform X4 → MWSGRQGRLRPVGCVVEELRCRRREREAALRKARREQQLISKRLLRDDASEEAEGGCVAMILGETEIQHFLRLAQQGTEEKERERALVSLRRGLQHPETQQTFIWLEGSMRTLVGLLTSNQALLQLEAARCLHELSHSEQSAVAEACLPATSYLLTYLSGHSSDFISPHLTVLEALGYALSQLLQVKEAPEMIIPSVLGSTLPEHILRLLQPGPKLNLGVAVEFAWCLHYIICSQVDNTLLISHGGLSTLGLLLLDMAGAVQRTEDTGLELLACPVLRCLSNLLTEAAMEVVGGQNQLEDERVVAALFILLQFFLQKQPSLLPEGLWFLNNLTANSPSFCTSLLSMDLIEPLLQLLPVSNVVSILVLTVLCNVAEKGPAYCQRLWPGPLLSCLIGTLAFPDIEVVGQSLELLQLLFLYQPEAAKDFLQQSGLQVLERHQEEAQLQDRVHALQQTALHQ
- the TMCO6 gene encoding transmembrane and coiled-coil domain-containing protein 6 isoform X3, whose translation is MQTWSSHSPSSTPGTGRGKHRPRATVHREEDSEGRNQGLVGAVEKGTIQHFLRLAQQGTEEKERERALVSLRRGLQHPETQQTFIWLEGSMRTLVGLLTSNQALLQLEAARCLHELSHSEQSAVAEACLPATSYLLTYLSGHSSDFIELCLYTLGNLIVESEAVRRQLLPQGIVPALAACIQSPHLTVLEALGYALSQLLQVKEAPEMIIPSVLGSTLPEHILRLLQPGPKLNLGVAVEFAWCLHYIICSQVDNTLLISHGGLSTLGLLLLDMAGAVQRTEDTGLELLACPVLRCLSNLLTEAAMEVVGGQNQLEDERVVAALFILLQFFLQKQPSLLPEGLWFLNNLTANSPSFCTSLLSMDLIEPLLQLLPVSNVVSILVLTVLCNVAEKGPAYCQRLWPGPLLSCLIGTLAFPDIEVVGQSLELLQLLFLYQPEAAKDFLQQSGLQVLERHQEEAQLQDRVHALQQTALHQ